A section of the Spirosoma pollinicola genome encodes:
- a CDS encoding HAD family hydrolase, which produces MHNNPVRALIFDLDGTLANTLPLCIQAFRQAVEPLANRVLTDQEIISTFGPSEEGTIQALIPTHYQEGVANYITHYEQLQDMCSTPFNGIAELLNDLKNERIRLGLVTGKGPQSTAISLNYFKLSHYFEFIETGWIHGPRKVDGIRSILSQWPDLSREQVWYVGDAPSVVLASRQAGIPVVGAAWAETTNVEELEALHPDQLFISIDKFDKWVRSAVV; this is translated from the coding sequence ATGCACAACAACCCTGTTAGGGCACTAATATTTGATTTAGACGGCACTTTAGCGAACACGCTTCCTTTATGTATCCAAGCCTTCCGCCAAGCGGTTGAGCCGTTGGCTAATCGAGTGCTCACCGACCAAGAAATCATTTCCACTTTTGGTCCTTCCGAGGAGGGAACCATTCAAGCTCTGATTCCAACTCACTACCAAGAAGGAGTTGCTAATTATATTACTCATTACGAGCAGCTACAAGATATGTGTTCGACACCTTTTAATGGAATCGCTGAACTTCTTAATGACCTCAAAAACGAAAGGATTCGCTTAGGCTTAGTGACGGGCAAAGGACCTCAAAGCACGGCTATTTCATTAAATTACTTTAAGCTCAGTCACTATTTTGAGTTTATCGAAACGGGTTGGATTCATGGTCCTAGAAAAGTGGATGGTATAAGATCTATCCTTTCTCAGTGGCCTGATTTAAGCAGAGAACAGGTTTGGTATGTAGGTGATGCGCCTAGTGTTGTTCTCGCTTCAAGACAAGCCGGTATTCCCGTTGTGGGAGCTGCCTGGGCTGAGACGACAAATGTTGAAGAATTAGAAGCTTTACACCCTGACCAACTGTTTATCTCGATTGATAAGTTTGATAAATGGGTACGTAGTGCTGTTGTGTAA
- a CDS encoding isochorismate lyase: MNQHLKPPEDCQDMNDIRQAIDSLDQEVIDLWAQRFEYVKAAAKFKINQTSVRAPERFAAMLTQRREWAQEKGLNPDIVEGLYRTLVTHFIDEEMKHWQQRST, translated from the coding sequence ATGAATCAACACCTTAAACCGCCAGAAGATTGTCAAGATATGAACGACATTAGGCAAGCTATTGACTCGCTCGATCAAGAAGTGATTGACTTATGGGCTCAGCGATTTGAGTATGTTAAAGCAGCGGCCAAATTTAAAATCAACCAAACCTCAGTTCGAGCACCTGAACGCTTTGCGGCTATGTTGACCCAGCGTCGAGAATGGGCTCAAGAGAAGGGATTGAATCCAGATATAGTTGAAGGACTCTATCGAACCTTAGTTACTCACTTTATTGACGAAGAGATGAAGCATTGGCAGCAACGCTCAACATAA
- a CDS encoding putative toxin-antitoxin system toxin component, PIN family translates to MKVVIDTNGLLRSIPRDGSYRWLYDAFAANQFTWVVSTEILLEYAEMTGYYYSPVAAELVTSLLLAAPNHVRQEPYFRFGQVLTDPDDNKFVDCAIAAGVDWLVSDDIHILNLLRETNRFPPVPICSFADFKQILNR, encoded by the coding sequence GTGAAAGTAGTTATCGATACCAATGGTCTACTCCGGTCGATTCCCCGGGACGGATCGTACCGCTGGCTTTATGATGCGTTTGCGGCCAATCAGTTCACGTGGGTTGTCAGTACTGAAATCTTGCTCGAATATGCTGAAATGACGGGCTACTATTATAGCCCTGTGGCGGCTGAGCTGGTCACCTCACTTTTACTAGCTGCTCCCAATCATGTACGACAGGAACCTTACTTTCGGTTTGGACAGGTTCTTACCGATCCGGACGACAACAAATTTGTAGATTGTGCCATTGCAGCCGGTGTCGATTGGTTGGTATCCGACGATATCCATATTCTGAACCTGCTTCGAGAAACGAATCGGTTTCCTCCTGTACCCATCTGTTCTTTTGCGGATTTCAAGCAAATTCTGAATCGATAG
- a CDS encoding mannitol dehydrogenase family protein — protein sequence MITDVIAYKFDRSHIQVGIVHIGVGNFHRAHQAFYTNLLLEDPDQQQWGVCGIALLPADESLVQKLRRQNREYTLTVCGRSGQDKVYRIGALTELIWGVENPAAVTDKIADQAVKVITLTITEGGYNIDKASGTFMLEDKPVQHDLTHPDGPTTVFGFVAEGLRKRKAAGHGGLTLLSCDNLQHNGNTARYAFMSFIEAQDPELAGWVATHVTFPNSMVDRITPVTRPQDVTWLNQKSGVDDQAPVYCEDFIQWVIEDNFVAGRPQWERVGVEFTDDVTGYENMKLSLLNASHTLLAYPATLLGYRKVDEALQDKSLVRLLRNFMDLDITPYVPAPGDTDLDVYKQTLIERFANRSVSDQLSRLCSDGISKFPVYILPNLAKMIRDRKDLTRMTFLMAAYRHYLRSRIDDNGTSYAITEPWITPKDNELIASDNPIDFLGMSAFQGISLATDKTFTELLTDFASWITDNGMRFVLTSILQ from the coding sequence ATGATAACCGACGTTATTGCTTACAAATTTGATCGATCTCATATCCAGGTGGGCATAGTCCATATAGGCGTGGGTAACTTCCACCGCGCCCACCAGGCCTTCTACACGAACCTGCTTCTTGAGGACCCCGATCAACAGCAATGGGGAGTTTGCGGGATTGCTCTGCTACCGGCTGACGAGTCACTCGTACAAAAATTACGGCGGCAAAACAGGGAGTATACGTTAACCGTCTGCGGACGCAGTGGCCAGGATAAGGTCTACCGCATAGGTGCCCTCACCGAACTGATCTGGGGTGTTGAAAACCCGGCTGCCGTAACCGATAAGATCGCCGACCAGGCGGTTAAGGTTATAACCCTAACCATTACCGAAGGCGGTTATAATATAGACAAGGCTTCGGGCACCTTTATGCTGGAGGATAAGCCCGTGCAGCATGATCTGACCCATCCGGACGGGCCTACCACTGTTTTCGGGTTTGTGGCAGAAGGCCTGCGCAAACGCAAAGCCGCTGGCCATGGCGGGTTAACCCTACTGTCCTGCGATAATTTGCAGCACAATGGCAACACGGCCAGGTATGCCTTTATGAGTTTCATCGAGGCTCAGGACCCCGAGTTAGCCGGGTGGGTAGCGACCCACGTAACGTTTCCCAACAGCATGGTCGACCGGATCACCCCGGTAACCAGGCCCCAGGATGTAACATGGCTCAATCAAAAAAGTGGTGTTGACGATCAGGCACCGGTATACTGTGAGGATTTTATCCAGTGGGTCATCGAAGACAACTTCGTAGCTGGCAGGCCCCAGTGGGAACGGGTGGGCGTCGAATTTACCGACGACGTGACTGGCTACGAGAACATGAAACTGAGCCTGTTGAACGCGTCACATACGCTACTAGCTTATCCGGCGACCCTGCTGGGATACCGTAAGGTGGACGAGGCCCTGCAGGATAAGAGTCTGGTACGCTTGTTGCGTAATTTTATGGATCTAGATATAACCCCCTATGTACCGGCACCAGGCGATACGGATCTGGACGTTTACAAGCAGACGCTGATCGAGCGGTTTGCCAACCGATCGGTCAGTGACCAGCTCAGCCGGCTCTGCTCGGACGGCATATCCAAGTTTCCCGTCTATATCCTACCCAACCTTGCCAAAATGATCCGGGACAGAAAAGACCTTACCCGGATGACCTTTCTGATGGCGGCTTACCGGCATTATCTACGGAGTAGAATCGACGATAATGGAACTAGCTATGCTATTACCGAACCTTGGATAACGCCAAAAGACAATGAACTCATTGCGAGTGATAATCCGATTGATTTTTTGGGTATGTCGGCCTTTCAAGGCATTTCTCTGGCGACTGACAAGACGTTTACCGAGTTACTCACCGATTTCGCTAGCTGGATTACCGACAACGGAATGAGATTTGTATTAACATCCATTCTGCAATAA
- a CDS encoding MFS transporter, with the protein MTAQLRNRLLPFATITFIYFIVGFLTTVNEQLQAPLRFTFLAHAGNLKNTFTTLLSFFFFLGYLLNGTVGSRWVNMYGYKNTILRGLAFIIAGLSTYWCSAWIGYQYPALTFPVGNEATIPFGFVIFVLGSYLMGTSAAIIQVVVNPYVASYELRGTQPVQRLNITTAINSIGTTSAPFFVTVVMFSGIPILNIKIEQLLFPFAFLIIGVVAVTFLTSKLHIPDIAHTRASIGEKLERSIWSFRHFTLGVIAIFFYVGTEVAIGANINLYAFERMGSGHPITFLGKTDIVLGGLDLGIHALLSTLYWGGFLVGRAISSFLGRISARTQLITTTTLATAFAVTAMLTQNLWLLVAIGLLHSSMWSCIYSLTIKGLNQYTSKASGIFISAVFGGAVFTLIQGGLADLLGSWRWTWLLTVFCEVVMLTFALYGSHIREKDLIH; encoded by the coding sequence ATGACCGCTCAGCTTCGCAATCGTTTACTGCCTTTTGCCACCATTACCTTTATCTATTTTATTGTCGGCTTCTTGACGACGGTGAATGAGCAATTACAAGCCCCCCTGCGGTTTACGTTTCTGGCCCACGCGGGAAATTTGAAGAACACCTTTACGACGTTACTTTCTTTTTTCTTCTTTTTAGGGTATTTGCTTAACGGAACGGTAGGCAGTCGGTGGGTCAATATGTATGGGTACAAAAACACCATATTACGGGGCCTGGCGTTCATTATTGCTGGCCTGTCCACCTACTGGTGTTCGGCCTGGATTGGCTATCAATACCCGGCATTAACGTTTCCCGTAGGCAATGAAGCGACGATCCCTTTTGGGTTTGTAATCTTTGTGCTGGGGTCTTATTTGATGGGCACATCTGCGGCTATCATTCAGGTCGTGGTCAACCCCTATGTAGCGTCGTACGAACTGAGGGGTACGCAGCCGGTACAACGGTTAAACATTACCACGGCGATCAATTCCATTGGGACGACCTCTGCTCCGTTTTTCGTTACCGTAGTGATGTTTAGTGGCATTCCTATCCTAAATATCAAGATTGAACAGCTATTGTTCCCCTTTGCTTTTCTCATCATAGGCGTGGTAGCCGTCACGTTTCTAACCAGCAAACTGCATATTCCGGATATCGCCCATACCAGAGCTTCGATCGGTGAAAAACTGGAACGAAGTATCTGGTCGTTCCGGCATTTTACGCTAGGGGTCATCGCCATCTTTTTCTACGTCGGTACCGAAGTGGCCATTGGGGCTAATATCAACCTGTATGCGTTTGAACGGATGGGATCGGGTCATCCCATCACATTTTTGGGCAAAACAGATATCGTTCTGGGTGGACTCGATCTGGGCATTCATGCCCTGTTGTCGACGCTATACTGGGGCGGCTTTCTGGTAGGGAGAGCCATTTCCAGCTTTTTAGGGAGGATTTCGGCCCGGACGCAGTTGATTACCACAACCACGCTAGCTACGGCGTTTGCGGTTACCGCCATGCTTACCCAGAATTTGTGGTTGTTAGTGGCGATCGGCTTACTGCATTCTTCGATGTGGAGCTGCATTTACTCACTAACGATAAAAGGGCTGAACCAATACACCTCAAAAGCATCCGGCATCTTTATTTCGGCCGTGTTCGGGGGAGCCGTTTTTACGCTGATACAGGGAGGGCTAGCCGATTTATTGGGTTCCTGGCGGTGGACCTGGCTGCTTACCGTTTTTTGTGAAGTGGTGATGTTAACCTTCGCCTTGTACGGATCTCATATTCGAGAGAAAGATTTGATTCATTAG
- a CDS encoding response regulator, with protein sequence MDRKYDLSYIVVDDEDDRYFLRLALEQAHRPLPVYEFTNGQELLDYLTYNASIRQDLDNHWLVVLDVNMPILNGLETLKCIRQNPAWQMLPVLILSTSDNPSMRQQALEEGANGYLVKPTSLTSYASLFDDFFAPWLQKTRL encoded by the coding sequence ATGGATCGAAAATATGATCTCTCGTATATTGTAGTAGATGATGAAGATGACCGTTACTTTTTGCGTTTGGCCTTGGAACAAGCCCACCGGCCTTTACCGGTTTATGAGTTTACCAATGGACAAGAGTTACTAGACTATTTAACCTACAACGCTAGTATACGACAGGATCTAGATAATCATTGGTTAGTGGTACTTGATGTCAATATGCCTATATTAAATGGCCTAGAGACCTTAAAATGTATCCGGCAAAATCCAGCCTGGCAAATGTTGCCCGTTCTAATACTTTCGACCTCGGATAACCCATCCATGAGGCAACAGGCTCTTGAGGAGGGAGCGAATGGGTATCTGGTAAAACCTACTTCCTTAACAAGTTATGCCAGCCTGTTTGATGATTTTTTTGCGCCCTGGCTGCAAAAAACACGACTGTAG
- a CDS encoding tetratricopeptide repeat protein — protein sequence MNLISNIFGGKKNISQSAETVSNPLVSMHLLEARQSFKNGDYQQALGHCQEALNLDSMNAEAYRIRGVSKYQLKDSTGAAEDFQYSLKFS from the coding sequence ATGAACCTAATTAGTAATATTTTTGGAGGCAAGAAAAATATAAGTCAGTCAGCCGAAACGGTCTCCAATCCACTAGTGAGTATGCACTTATTGGAAGCTAGGCAAAGTTTTAAAAACGGCGATTATCAACAGGCTTTAGGTCATTGTCAGGAAGCGCTAAATCTAGATTCTATGAATGCAGAGGCCTACCGGATTCGGGGGGTTTCAAAGTATCAACTTAAAGACTCTACCGGAGCGGCGGAAGATTTTCAATATTCCTTGAAATTCAGCTAG
- a CDS encoding alpha/beta fold hydrolase produces the protein MKQFIHFCFIAVISVMLTTAATFAGNKPPSSRTFVLVHGSWQGPYAWQTVKGLLEKKGYKVTIVELPGHGSDNTPPHTLTLDTYRDKVVSAINALPGKVILVGHSMAGMVVSVTAEKVPIRIEKVIYIGAYLPANGQSLLDLANTDADALLGPALIPSADKTLLDIKPENLSPIFIQDGSDAAKKLVVDNYRAEPAIPFTNPAVLSPANFGSVPKYYIHTLLPKYYIHTLPS, from the coding sequence ATGAAACAATTCATTCATTTCTGTTTTATCGCTGTCATATCAGTGATGCTGACAACAGCAGCCACTTTCGCAGGGAATAAGCCTCCCTCATCAAGGACGTTTGTGCTCGTTCATGGCTCCTGGCAGGGGCCCTATGCCTGGCAAACGGTCAAAGGATTGTTAGAGAAAAAAGGGTACAAAGTAACAATTGTTGAACTGCCCGGCCACGGCTCGGATAACACACCCCCCCATACCCTTACCCTAGATACCTACCGTGACAAAGTCGTCAGTGCGATCAACGCCCTGCCCGGCAAGGTCATCCTGGTGGGCCACAGCATGGCGGGTATGGTCGTCAGCGTCACGGCCGAGAAGGTGCCCATTCGCATCGAGAAAGTTATTTATATCGGGGCCTACCTGCCCGCCAACGGTCAAAGCCTGCTGGACCTGGCCAACACCGATGCCGATGCCCTGCTCGGACCTGCTCTGATTCCATCGGCGGACAAAACTTTGCTGGATATCAAACCCGAAAACCTGTCTCCCATATTCATCCAGGATGGTTCGGATGCGGCCAAGAAGTTGGTCGTCGATAATTACCGGGCCGAACCCGCCATTCCCTTCACTAACCCCGCCGTGCTCAGCCCGGCTAACTTTGGCAGCGTACCCAAGTACTACATTCACACCTTGCTACCCAAGTACTACATTCACACCTTGCCTAGCTAG
- a CDS encoding IS1 family transposase has translation MVSVNPAYISSQTTLVIRVEADEQWSYVQKKRNRRWLWWAQDHDTGQVVAFVFGRRTNATFRRLQSLLEQAGIVVSRWFTDYWWAYYDELPSAIHQVGKDQTQSIERKHLDLRTRVKRLARRTICFSKSILMHDTVIGLLINHLFFKLNVHS, from the coding sequence ATCGTCTCTGTAAATCCAGCGTATATCAGTAGCCAAACAACGCTTGTGATTCGTGTAGAGGCTGATGAACAGTGGTCTTATGTGCAAAAAAAGCGCAACCGTCGCTGGCTTTGGTGGGCACAAGACCACGACACTGGACAGGTCGTTGCTTTTGTGTTTGGCCGACGAACGAACGCGACTTTTCGACGCTTACAGTCTTTGCTGGAGCAAGCTGGCATTGTCGTCAGCCGTTGGTTTACCGATTACTGGTGGGCTTACTACGATGAGCTTCCTTCAGCCATTCATCAGGTGGGCAAAGATCAGACGCAAAGTATTGAACGAAAACATCTGGATTTACGAACTCGAGTCAAACGATTAGCCCGTCGCACGATCTGCTTTTCAAAGTCGATTTTGATGCATGATACGGTAATTGGGTTATTGATTAACCATCTGTTCTTTAAGTTAAATGTCCATAGTTAA
- a CDS encoding IS1-like element transposase, which translates to MVTITVSCRYCGNPDQVRRKGLATNGHQRYKCEACKRSFQLAYTHRAHEPGIKEEVIEMALNGSGIRDTARVLKINMNTVMSTLKKKPRQSSL; encoded by the coding sequence ATGGTAACTATAACTGTTTCATGCCGCTATTGTGGCAATCCAGATCAAGTTCGGCGTAAAGGGCTAGCCACCAACGGACATCAACGTTACAAATGTGAAGCCTGTAAACGCAGTTTTCAATTAGCCTATACCCATCGGGCGCATGAACCTGGTATCAAAGAGGAAGTCATCGAAATGGCTTTAAATGGCAGTGGCATCCGAGATACAGCCAGAGTGTTGAAGATTAATATGAATACAGTTATGAGTACACTTAAAAAAAAGCCCAGGCAATCGTCTCTGTAA
- a CDS encoding nuclear transport factor 2 family protein, whose amino-acid sequence MNSFPQTIQSIYQALEQGKLVKVLVLLNADIVVHQASSLPYGGTFYGREGFITSLSGILATWEIYRKAPKIFLTDETNIAVLGEVQLKGKLADDLVLMPFVDHWTFHDEKVSQIRMFDWDTALLRKHLNLYEL is encoded by the coding sequence ATGAACTCGTTCCCCCAGACCATCCAGTCAATCTACCAGGCCCTTGAGCAAGGTAAACTAGTTAAGGTACTGGTGCTGCTTAATGCGGACATTGTGGTTCATCAGGCCTCTTCGTTACCATATGGTGGTACTTTTTATGGGCGAGAAGGCTTTATCACTTCCTTATCCGGGATTTTGGCAACTTGGGAGATTTATCGGAAAGCGCCAAAAATATTTTTAACCGATGAAACAAATATTGCCGTCCTGGGAGAAGTACAGCTTAAAGGTAAACTTGCTGACGATTTAGTGCTAATGCCCTTTGTCGATCATTGGACCTTTCACGATGAAAAGGTTTCCCAAATAAGGATGTTCGATTGGGATACGGCCCTATTGCGAAAACACCTAAATCTCTACGAGTTATAA
- a CDS encoding alpha/beta fold hydrolase yields the protein MKNSIHLTVTLILCLIVALSSCSDHIAPTAPKTFVLVHGSWQGPYAWQFVKTQLEQQGQTVVVVELPGHGSDNTPPHTLTLDTYRDKVVSAINALPGKVILVGHSMAGMVVSVTAEKVPTRIEKVIYIGAYLPANGQSLLDLANTDADALLGPALIPSADKTLLDIKPENLSPIFIQDGSDAAKKLVVDNYRAEPAIPFTNPAVLSPANFGSVPKYYIHTLLDHVVSLPLQKRMVKGAGILKEYDINSSHLSHLAMPAEVTRLFLEISQL from the coding sequence ATGAAAAACTCAATTCATTTAACCGTCACGCTCATTTTGTGCCTGATTGTTGCGCTCTCTTCGTGCAGCGATCACATCGCACCCACCGCGCCAAAAACATTTGTGCTCGTTCATGGCTCCTGGCAGGGGCCCTATGCCTGGCAATTTGTGAAGACTCAATTGGAACAACAAGGTCAAACGGTAGTGGTGGTGGAACTGCCCGGCCACGGCTCGGATAACACACCCCCCCATACCCTTACCCTAGATACCTACCGTGACAAAGTCGTCAGTGCGATCAACGCCCTGCCCGGCAAGGTCATCCTGGTGGGCCACAGCATGGCGGGTATGGTCGTCAGCGTCACGGCCGAGAAGGTACCCACTCGCATTGAGAAAGTTATTTATATCGGGGCCTACCTGCCCGCCAACGGTCAAAGCCTGCTGGACCTGGCCAACACCGATGCCGATGCCCTGCTCGGACCTGCTCTGATTCCATCGGCGGACAAAACTTTGCTGGATATCAAACCCGAAAACCTGTCTCCCATATTCATCCAGGATGGTTCGGATGCGGCCAAGAAGTTGGTCGTCGATAATTACCGGGCCGAACCCGCCATTCCCTTCACTAACCCCGCCGTGCTCAGCCCGGCTAACTTTGGCAGCGTACCCAAGTACTACATTCACACCTTGCTGGATCATGTGGTTAGCCTGCCTCTGCAAAAGCGAATGGTCAAAGGGGCGGGCATCCTCAAGGAGTATGACATCAACAGCAGTCATCTATCTCACCTGGCCATGCCCGCCGAAGTGACCCGACTTTTCCTGGAAATTAGTCAACTATAA
- a CDS encoding alpha/beta fold hydrolase: MSKITVSDGTQLYYKDWGTGQPIVFHHGWPLSSDDWDRQMMFFLQKGFRVIAHDRRGHGRSSQPESGHDMDTYAADVSELTAFLDLKDAIHIGHSTGGGEVIRYVAKYGQGRVAKAVLISSVTPTMVQTETNPDGVPMSVFDGIREGTSSQRPQYFEDFTFPFFGYNREGANISQGIRDNWWRQGMMGSIKAHFDCVKAFSETDFTEDLKAVDVPVLVLHGEDDQIVPFPLTAPKAVKLLKNGKLISYPGFPHGMPTTEAATINADLLAFIQS; encoded by the coding sequence ATGAGCAAGATCACAGTAAGTGACGGGACCCAGCTTTATTACAAAGATTGGGGAACCGGACAACCCATCGTTTTTCATCACGGCTGGCCATTATCCAGCGATGATTGGGATAGACAAATGATGTTTTTTTTACAGAAAGGATTTCGCGTCATTGCGCATGATCGCCGGGGACATGGTCGATCGTCCCAACCCGAAAGTGGACATGATATGGACACCTATGCCGCGGACGTGTCGGAACTTACAGCATTTCTCGACTTAAAAGATGCGATCCATATTGGCCATTCAACGGGCGGGGGTGAAGTTATTCGCTATGTAGCTAAGTATGGACAGGGACGGGTGGCCAAGGCGGTACTAATCAGTTCGGTTACCCCAACCATGGTCCAAACCGAAACGAATCCGGATGGGGTTCCTATGTCGGTATTCGATGGCATACGGGAAGGTACGTCTTCGCAACGCCCCCAATATTTTGAGGACTTTACCTTTCCATTTTTTGGTTACAATCGGGAAGGAGCCAACATCTCGCAAGGCATCCGGGATAATTGGTGGCGTCAGGGCATGATGGGCAGTATCAAGGCACATTTTGATTGCGTTAAAGCCTTTTCAGAAACCGATTTTACAGAAGATTTAAAGGCAGTAGATGTGCCTGTACTCGTTCTGCATGGCGAAGATGACCAGATCGTTCCGTTCCCTCTTACTGCCCCGAAGGCTGTCAAATTGCTAAAGAATGGGAAGCTTATCTCTTATCCAGGATTTCCTCATGGCATGCCCACCACTGAAGCGGCCACCATTAATGCAGACCTGTTAGCGTTTATTCAATCGTAA